The window GATCGGGACCGGGTTCGGCGTCTGCGTCGTCCGGGATGGCGGGCCGGTGGGCAGGGGCGTGGTCGGAGGGGGGATCCTGGGAGGCCAGATCCCCATCTCGGAGGCGACCGACGGGCCCGTCGACACGAGCGGACGTCCCGACTCGATCGAGGCCTTCTGCCGGGCCGACCGTATCGTCGCCGAGGCGGGTTCCAGGTTCAGCTCCGTGCAGGAGGTGTTCGAAGCCCATCGCTCCGGAGACCAGGACGCGTCAGCCGCCCTCGACCGCTACCGCCGCCACCTCGCCCGGGCGGTGGCCGCCCTCGCCCACGCCCACGCCCCCGAGGTGGTCGTCCTGGGGGGTGGACCGATGACCGAGGACACGCCGATCCTGGACGGGCTACAGCAGCTCGTCGACGAACGGGCGTGGCCCGGCTACAGCGTCGAGGTGCGTCGGGCCTCCCTGGGGGACGCCGCCGCCCTGGCCGGTCTCGCGCACCTCTCGAGATGAGGACCGACCCGCGCGTCGACCCGGCCGACCCCACCCCCCGGCACCGGATCGGGCGACGCTCCACCTACGACAAGCATCCGTCCGTCCCCGCTGGCTCCCCGTCGGACGTCACGGTGGGCTGGG of the Actinomycetota bacterium genome contains:
- a CDS encoding ROK family protein; translation: IGTGFGVCVVRDGGPVGRGVVGGGILGGQIPISEATDGPVDTSGRPDSIEAFCRADRIVAEAGSRFSSVQEVFEAHRSGDQDASAALDRYRRHLARAVAALAHAHAPEVVVLGGGPMTEDTPILDGLQQLVDERAWPGYSVEVRRASLGDAAALAGLAHLSR